A section of the Stenotrophomonas sp. 364 genome encodes:
- a CDS encoding acetyl-CoA carboxylase carboxyltransferase subunit alpha: MNPNYLDFEQPIADLEAKIQDLRSASAGPAVNVEAEVHALQDKLRVRTAQIFRNLTSWQILQLARHPSRPYTADYIRIFCDEFQELAGDRAFADDKAIMGGLARIGGRSVMLIGHQKGRDTKEKIKRNFGMPKPEGYRKALRLMKMAERFGLPVLTLIDTAGAWPGIDAESRGQSEAIARNLMEMAELKVPVICTVIGEGGSGGALALGVGDRTVMLEYSVYSTITPEGCASILWKDAGKAKEAAEQLGMTAPRLKSLGLIDKMVREPTGGAHRNPNQMGKRLKAVLLNELDELQKLSVDDLLARRYERLRSYGTYETI; encoded by the coding sequence ATGAATCCGAACTACCTCGACTTCGAGCAACCCATCGCTGATCTGGAGGCGAAGATCCAGGACCTGCGCAGCGCCAGCGCCGGGCCTGCGGTCAATGTCGAGGCCGAGGTGCATGCCCTGCAGGACAAGCTGCGGGTGCGCACCGCGCAGATCTTCCGCAACCTGACCTCGTGGCAGATCCTGCAGCTGGCCCGCCATCCCTCGCGCCCGTACACCGCCGACTACATCCGCATCTTCTGCGATGAGTTCCAGGAACTGGCCGGCGACCGCGCCTTTGCCGACGACAAGGCCATCATGGGCGGCCTGGCCCGCATCGGTGGCCGCTCGGTGATGCTGATCGGCCACCAGAAAGGCCGCGACACCAAGGAAAAGATCAAGCGCAACTTCGGCATGCCCAAGCCGGAGGGCTACCGCAAGGCGCTGCGCCTGATGAAGATGGCCGAACGCTTCGGCCTGCCGGTGCTGACCCTGATCGACACCGCGGGCGCCTGGCCGGGCATCGACGCCGAATCGCGCGGCCAGTCCGAGGCGATCGCGCGCAACCTGATGGAAATGGCCGAACTGAAGGTGCCGGTGATCTGCACTGTGATCGGCGAAGGCGGTTCCGGCGGCGCGCTGGCGCTGGGCGTGGGCGACCGCACCGTGATGCTGGAGTACAGCGTGTACTCGACCATCACCCCCGAAGGCTGCGCCTCGATCCTGTGGAAGGACGCCGGCAAGGCCAAGGAAGCGGCCGAGCAGCTGGGCATGACCGCCCCGCGCCTGAAGAGCCTGGGCCTGATCGACAAGATGGTGCGCGAGCCGACCGGCGGCGCCCACCGCAATCCGAACCAGATGGGCAAGCGCCTGAAGGCCGTCCTGCTCAACGAGCTGGACGAACTGCAGAAGCTGTCGGTGGACGACCTGCTCGCCCGCCGCTACGAGCGCCTGCGCAGCTACGGCACCTACGAGACCATCTAA
- the dnaE gene encoding DNA polymerase III subunit alpha has translation MSTSRFVHLHVHTEFSLADSTIRVPAKPDQADPKKAKQANLLSRAVELKLPALAVTDLNNLFALVKFYKAAETVGIKPIAGADIMIAEEGMTPWRMTLLCRDRDGYLSLSRLLTRAWMEGHRPEGGVAVHPDWLKAGCHNLFALAGRDSLAGRLAGEGRHDLAEQQLADWQRVFGDGLHLELTRTGRDGEEAFNQFALLAAGQRGLPVVASNDVRFLQPEDFAAHEARVCISSGRVLDDPKRPRDYSDQQYLKSADDMCALFADIPDAIDNTLALAERCNIEMRLGTYFLPNYPVPEDETLDSWICSESRKGLEARLEKNPLAEGKTRADYFERLEFELATIIKMGFPGYFLIVADFIQWGKNQGIPIGPGRGSGAGSLVAWALQITDLDPIPYNLLFERFLNPERVSMPDFDIDFCMDRRDEVIDYVARKYGRERVSQIITYGTMAAKAVVRDSGRVLGFPYGLVDGVSKLIPNILGISLKDAMGEGKDSEMASPELIQRYQNEDDVRDLIDLARQLEDLTRNAGKHAGGVVIAPEPLAEFCPLFAEHDEGGRGRNPVTQFDKNDVEEIGLVKFDFLGLRTLTIIDWAVKAINKRHERAGIPPVDITALPLDDVATYKDIFANGNTGAVFQFESSGMRRLLKDARPDRFEDLIALVSLYRPGPMDLIPSFNARKHGQEEIIYPDPRTEAILKDTYGIMVYQEQVMQMAQIVGGYSLGGADLLRRAMGKKVPAEMAKHREIFREGAAKDGVSEAKADAIFDLMEKFAGYGFNKSHAAAYALVSYQTAWLKRHYPAEFMAATLSSDMDNTDKVVGFLAEVRNLGLTVLPPRVNESAYMFEASSADTIVYGLGAIKGVGQGACEAIVEERARGGRYESLLDFCMRAESGKLNRRTLEAMINCGAMDGLGKNRASLMLQLPEVLKATDQITREKASGQNSLFGAPSPQATAQQLDLPEAKEWALGQLLDGERDTLGFYLSGHPFDPYADDVKELVGTDLGMLERLIPPARPSKDGEKRAWRQETPVILAGQVVGVRRKGESQVFMQLEDSKGRVECSAFTDGLAEFGHLMTKDRILIVKGGLREDEFNGGYALRIRQCWDYEEVCANYATRLSLRLDLRQDGNVWDRVNALLDRHRPGRTPLRMDLLLGSEQGPVAGMLDVGGDIAVRVDSQLVDALRADPAVRTVKVRYSPPWAN, from the coding sequence ATGTCCACTTCCCGTTTCGTACATCTCCACGTCCACACCGAATTTTCGCTGGCGGATTCGACCATCCGTGTCCCGGCGAAGCCGGATCAGGCTGACCCGAAGAAAGCCAAGCAGGCCAACCTGCTCAGCCGCGCGGTGGAACTCAAGCTGCCTGCCCTGGCAGTGACCGACCTGAACAACCTGTTCGCCCTGGTCAAGTTCTACAAGGCCGCCGAAACCGTGGGCATCAAGCCCATCGCCGGCGCAGACATCATGATCGCCGAAGAGGGCATGACCCCGTGGCGCATGACCTTGCTGTGCCGCGATCGTGACGGCTACCTCAGCCTCTCACGCCTGCTCACCCGCGCCTGGATGGAAGGCCACCGCCCCGAAGGCGGCGTCGCCGTGCATCCGGACTGGCTCAAGGCCGGCTGCCACAACCTGTTTGCCCTGGCCGGCCGCGACAGCCTGGCCGGCCGCCTCGCCGGCGAAGGCCGCCATGACCTGGCCGAGCAGCAGCTCGCCGACTGGCAGCGCGTGTTCGGCGATGGCCTGCACCTGGAACTCACCCGCACCGGGCGCGACGGCGAAGAAGCCTTCAACCAGTTCGCCCTGCTCGCCGCGGGCCAGCGTGGCCTGCCCGTGGTCGCCAGCAACGACGTGCGCTTCCTGCAGCCGGAGGATTTCGCCGCCCACGAAGCGCGCGTGTGCATCTCCTCCGGGCGCGTGCTCGACGACCCCAAGCGCCCGCGCGACTACAGCGACCAGCAGTACCTCAAGTCGGCCGACGACATGTGCGCGCTGTTCGCCGATATTCCCGACGCGATCGACAACACCCTCGCGCTGGCCGAACGCTGCAACATCGAAATGCGCCTGGGCACCTACTTCCTGCCCAACTACCCGGTGCCCGAAGACGAAACGCTCGACAGCTGGATCTGCAGCGAATCGCGCAAGGGCCTGGAAGCGCGCCTGGAAAAGAACCCGCTGGCCGAAGGCAAGACCCGCGCCGACTACTTCGAGCGCCTGGAATTCGAGCTGGCCACCATCATCAAGATGGGCTTCCCCGGCTACTTCCTGATCGTGGCCGACTTCATCCAGTGGGGGAAGAACCAGGGCATCCCGATCGGCCCCGGCCGTGGTTCCGGTGCCGGCTCGCTGGTGGCCTGGGCGCTGCAGATCACCGACCTCGACCCGATCCCGTACAACCTGCTGTTCGAGCGGTTCCTCAACCCCGAACGCGTGTCGATGCCCGACTTCGACATCGACTTCTGCATGGACCGCCGCGACGAAGTCATCGACTACGTGGCGCGCAAGTACGGCCGCGAACGCGTCAGCCAGATCATCACCTACGGCACCATGGCCGCCAAGGCGGTGGTGCGTGACTCCGGGCGCGTGCTCGGCTTCCCGTATGGCCTGGTCGACGGCGTGTCCAAGCTGATCCCCAACATCCTGGGCATCTCGCTCAAGGACGCCATGGGCGAAGGCAAGGATTCGGAAATGGCGTCGCCGGAGCTCATCCAGCGCTACCAGAACGAAGACGACGTCCGCGACCTGATCGACCTGGCCCGCCAGCTCGAAGACCTCACCCGCAACGCCGGCAAGCACGCCGGTGGCGTGGTGATCGCGCCCGAGCCGCTGGCCGAGTTCTGCCCGCTGTTCGCCGAACACGACGAAGGCGGCCGCGGCCGCAACCCGGTCACCCAGTTCGACAAGAACGACGTCGAAGAAATCGGCCTGGTGAAGTTCGACTTCCTCGGCCTGCGCACGCTGACGATCATCGACTGGGCGGTCAAGGCGATCAACAAGCGCCACGAACGCGCTGGTATTCCGCCGGTGGACATCACCGCGCTGCCGCTGGACGACGTGGCCACCTACAAGGACATCTTCGCCAACGGCAACACCGGCGCGGTGTTCCAGTTCGAATCCTCGGGCATGCGCCGCCTGCTGAAGGACGCGCGCCCCGACCGCTTCGAAGACCTCATCGCACTGGTGTCGCTGTACCGCCCCGGCCCGATGGACCTGATTCCCTCTTTCAACGCGCGTAAGCACGGGCAGGAAGAAATCATCTACCCCGATCCGCGCACCGAAGCGATCCTGAAAGACACCTACGGCATCATGGTGTACCAGGAGCAGGTGATGCAGATGGCGCAGATCGTGGGCGGTTACTCGCTCGGCGGCGCCGACCTGCTGCGCCGCGCGATGGGCAAGAAGGTGCCGGCCGAAATGGCCAAGCACCGCGAGATCTTCCGCGAAGGCGCGGCCAAGGACGGGGTGAGCGAGGCCAAGGCCGACGCCATCTTCGACCTGATGGAAAAGTTCGCCGGCTACGGCTTCAACAAGTCGCACGCCGCCGCCTACGCGCTGGTCAGCTACCAGACCGCCTGGCTCAAGCGCCACTACCCGGCCGAGTTCATGGCGGCCACGCTCTCCTCGGACATGGACAACACCGACAAGGTGGTGGGCTTCCTGGCCGAAGTGCGCAACCTCGGCCTGACCGTGCTGCCGCCGCGCGTGAACGAATCGGCCTACATGTTCGAAGCCTCCAGTGCCGACACCATCGTGTACGGCCTGGGCGCGATCAAGGGCGTCGGCCAGGGCGCTTGCGAAGCGATCGTGGAAGAGCGCGCACGCGGCGGCCGTTACGAATCGCTGCTGGATTTCTGCATGCGCGCCGAGTCGGGCAAGCTCAACCGGCGGACGCTGGAAGCGATGATCAACTGCGGCGCGATGGATGGCCTGGGCAAGAACCGCGCCTCGTTGATGCTGCAGTTGCCCGAAGTGCTCAAGGCCACCGACCAGATCACCCGCGAGAAGGCGTCCGGGCAGAACTCGCTGTTCGGCGCCCCCAGCCCGCAGGCCACCGCGCAGCAACTGGACCTGCCCGAAGCCAAGGAATGGGCGCTGGGCCAGCTGCTCGACGGCGAGCGCGACACGCTGGGCTTCTACCTGAGCGGGCATCCGTTCGATCCGTATGCCGATGACGTCAAGGAACTGGTCGGCACCGACCTGGGCATGCTCGAGCGCCTGATCCCCCCGGCCCGTCCCAGTAAGGACGGCGAGAAGCGCGCCTGGCGCCAGGAAACCCCGGTGATCCTGGCCGGCCAGGTGGTCGGCGTGCGGCGCAAGGGCGAAAGCCAGGTGTTCATGCAGCTGGAAGACAGCAAGGGCCGCGTGGAGTGCAGCGCCTTCACCGACGGCCTGGCCGAGTTCGGCCACCTGATGACCAAGGATCGCATCCTGATCGTCAAGGGCGGCCTGCGCGAGGATGAGTTCAACGGCGGCTACGCGCTGCGCATCCGCCAGTGCTGGGATTACGAAGAGGTGTGCGCCAACTACGCCACCCGCCTGTCGCTGCGCCTGGACCTGCGCCAGGACGGCAATGTGTGGGACCGCGTGAACGCCCTGCTCGACCGCCACCGCCCGGGCCGCACGCCGCTGCGCATGGACCTGCTGCTGGGGTCCGAACAGGGCCCGGTGGCCGGCATGCTCGACGTCGGCGGCGACATCGCCGTGCGGGTGGACAGCCAGCTGGTCGACGCATTGCGCGCCGATCCCGCCGTGCGCACCGTGAAGGTCCGCTACAGCCCGCCCTGGGCGAACTGA
- the fabZ gene encoding 3-hydroxyacyl-ACP dehydratase FabZ: MNDTLQLPIDITQIQELIPHRYPFLLVDRVVELDVETKQIVCQKNVSYNEPYFQGHFPGRPIMPGVLIIEALAQAGGVMTQLTLGRDAQSKLFYMVKVENARFNKQVVPGDVLMLHVQMKRLIRNMGWYYGEARVNGEVVASAEVMCAGAKG; encoded by the coding sequence ATGAACGACACGCTGCAGCTTCCGATCGACATCACCCAGATCCAGGAGCTGATCCCCCACCGCTACCCGTTCCTGCTGGTGGACAGGGTCGTCGAACTCGACGTCGAGACCAAGCAGATCGTGTGCCAGAAGAACGTCAGCTACAACGAACCGTACTTCCAGGGCCACTTCCCGGGTCGCCCGATCATGCCCGGCGTGCTGATCATCGAAGCGCTGGCCCAGGCCGGCGGCGTCATGACCCAGCTGACGCTGGGGCGTGACGCACAGTCCAAGCTGTTCTACATGGTCAAGGTCGAAAACGCCCGTTTCAACAAGCAGGTGGTCCCCGGCGACGTGCTCATGCTGCATGTGCAGATGAAGCGCCTGATCCGCAACATGGGCTGGTACTACGGCGAAGCCCGGGTCAACGGCGAAGTCGTGGCCAGCGCGGAAGTCATGTGCGCCGGCGCCAAGGGCTGA
- a CDS encoding ribonuclease HII, translated as MSRRHAAAASMALFDGAALATVAPRYVAGVDEAGRGPLAGPVAVAAVVFCPDRPRLNGLDDSKQLTALRRDQLFDKIQDRALAFHVVMVEVGEIDALNIYQATMLGMRRAVEGVSHVAQFARIDGNVVPKGLPCPAQALVGGDALDRAIMAASILAKVTRDRFMLALHEEHPEYGFDQHKGYGTPAHLAALRSHGPCPQHRRSFAPVRACFEVV; from the coding sequence ATGAGCCGGCGGCACGCAGCAGCCGCGTCGATGGCGCTGTTCGACGGGGCGGCGCTGGCCACGGTGGCACCGCGTTACGTGGCCGGGGTGGACGAGGCCGGTCGCGGTCCGTTGGCCGGGCCGGTGGCGGTGGCGGCGGTGGTGTTCTGCCCGGACCGGCCGCGGTTGAACGGGCTGGACGATTCCAAGCAGTTGACGGCACTGCGTCGTGACCAGCTGTTCGACAAGATCCAGGACCGTGCGCTGGCCTTCCACGTGGTGATGGTGGAGGTGGGCGAGATCGATGCGCTGAATATCTACCAGGCGACGATGCTGGGGATGCGGCGCGCGGTGGAGGGGGTGTCGCACGTGGCGCAGTTCGCGCGGATCGACGGCAACGTGGTGCCGAAGGGGCTGCCCTGTCCGGCGCAGGCGCTGGTGGGCGGGGACGCGCTGGACCGGGCAATCATGGCGGCGTCGATTCTGGCCAAGGTGACGCGCGATCGGTTCATGCTGGCGCTGCACGAGGAGCACCCGGAATACGGGTTCGATCAGCACAAGGGCTACGGGACGCCGGCCCATCTGGCGGCACTGCGCAGTCACGGGCCGTGCCCGCAGCATCGGCGGAGTTTTGCGCCGGTTCGCGCTTGTTTTGAGGTGGTGTAG
- the lpxA gene encoding acyl-ACP--UDP-N-acetylglucosamine O-acyltransferase produces MTDNAPRIHPTAVIEEGARLADDVQVGAFTLIGADVEIGAGTVIGPHCSIHGPTRIGRNNRFIGHAAIGGEPQDKKYRAERTELVIGDGNVIREFVTINRGTEGGGGITTVGDDNWMLAYTHVAHDCHVGSHCVFSNNTTLAGHVSVGDYVIISGFAGAHQFCRIGAHAFLGMGALTNGDVPPFTMVGSDSLGRPRGINSEGLKRRGFDAERIASIKRAYRTLYVAGLPLAEAKVQLAEQAAHSADVKDLLDFIEHAERPLLR; encoded by the coding sequence ATGACTGACAACGCACCACGGATCCATCCCACGGCAGTGATCGAGGAAGGCGCGCGCCTGGCCGACGACGTGCAGGTCGGCGCCTTCACTCTGATCGGTGCCGATGTCGAGATCGGCGCCGGCACCGTGATCGGTCCGCACTGCTCGATCCACGGCCCGACCCGCATCGGCCGCAACAACCGCTTCATCGGCCACGCCGCGATCGGCGGCGAACCGCAGGACAAGAAGTACCGCGCCGAACGCACCGAACTGGTGATCGGCGACGGCAACGTCATCCGCGAGTTCGTCACCATCAACCGCGGCACCGAAGGCGGCGGTGGCATCACCACCGTCGGCGACGACAACTGGATGCTGGCCTACACCCACGTGGCCCACGACTGCCACGTCGGCAGCCACTGCGTGTTTTCCAACAACACCACGCTGGCCGGCCACGTGAGCGTGGGCGACTACGTGATCATCAGCGGCTTCGCCGGCGCGCACCAGTTCTGCCGGATCGGTGCGCATGCCTTCCTGGGCATGGGCGCGCTGACCAATGGCGACGTGCCGCCGTTCACCATGGTGGGCAGCGACTCGCTGGGCCGCCCGCGCGGCATCAACAGCGAAGGGCTCAAGCGTCGTGGTTTCGACGCCGAGCGCATCGCCAGCATCAAACGCGCCTACCGCACCCTGTACGTGGCCGGCCTGCCGTTGGCCGAGGCCAAGGTGCAGCTGGCCGAACAGGCCGCGCACAGCGCCGACGTCAAGGACCTGCTGGACTTCATCGAGCACGCCGAGAGGCCGCTGCTGCGATGA
- a CDS encoding class I SAM-dependent methyltransferase encodes MDKTYDADYFKRWYQADQAGGAARLARKVALAVASAEYYLERPIRSVLDIGCGEGAWRAPLLKLRPRVQYLGFDSSAYAIQRYGRSRNLHMAKVGDFAWLRPCAPVDLLVCSDVMHYVPSRELHPALEGFAELTGGVAFLEAFSAEDEFDGDHEGFQARPARWYRSGLKNAGFTALGSHCWLSPALAGHAAALERAGR; translated from the coding sequence ATGGACAAGACCTACGACGCCGACTACTTCAAGCGCTGGTACCAGGCCGACCAGGCCGGTGGCGCCGCGCGCCTGGCGCGCAAGGTGGCCCTGGCCGTGGCCAGCGCCGAGTACTACCTGGAACGCCCCATCCGCAGCGTGCTCGACATCGGCTGCGGCGAAGGCGCCTGGCGCGCGCCGCTGCTCAAGCTGCGCCCGCGCGTGCAGTACCTGGGCTTTGACAGCAGCGCGTACGCCATCCAGCGCTACGGCCGCAGCCGCAACCTGCACATGGCCAAGGTGGGCGACTTCGCCTGGTTGCGCCCGTGCGCGCCGGTCGACCTGCTGGTGTGTTCGGACGTCATGCACTACGTACCCAGCCGCGAGCTGCACCCGGCACTGGAGGGCTTCGCCGAACTCACCGGCGGTGTGGCGTTCCTGGAGGCGTTCAGTGCCGAGGACGAGTTCGACGGCGACCATGAAGGCTTCCAGGCGCGTCCGGCGCGCTGGTACCGCAGTGGCCTGAAGAACGCGGGCTTCACCGCCCTGGGCTCGCACTGCTGGCTGTCCCCGGCCTTGGCCGGACACGCCGCCGCGCTGGAACGCGCCGGGCGCTGA
- a CDS encoding CopD family protein: MQSYYWVKTFHLLFVVAWMAAVFYLPRILVNLSETAGQLPVTERLQLMGLRLYKFGHMMFGFALILGLVLWLGYKVIPDFPTMVAPGAAGWLHAKLGLVVLLLVYYSWTGRLLKGNVRGTPLPSSRALRWFNELPLVLFIGVVWLVLAKPF, encoded by the coding sequence ATGCAGAGCTATTACTGGGTCAAGACCTTCCATCTGCTGTTCGTGGTGGCCTGGATGGCGGCGGTGTTCTACCTGCCGCGGATCCTGGTGAACCTGAGCGAGACCGCCGGCCAGCTGCCGGTGACCGAGCGGCTGCAGCTGATGGGCCTGCGGTTGTACAAGTTCGGCCACATGATGTTCGGCTTCGCGCTGATCCTGGGGCTGGTGCTGTGGCTGGGTTACAAGGTGATCCCCGATTTCCCGACCATGGTGGCCCCGGGCGCGGCCGGCTGGCTGCACGCCAAGCTGGGCCTGGTGGTGCTGCTGCTGGTGTACTACTCCTGGACCGGCCGCTTGTTGAAGGGCAACGTGCGCGGCACGCCGCTGCCGTCCTCGCGCGCGCTGCGCTGGTTCAACGAACTGCCGCTGGTGCTGTTCATCGGCGTGGTGTGGCTGGTGCTGGCCAAGCCGTTCTGA
- the lpxB gene encoding lipid-A-disaccharide synthase, giving the protein MTASGGHTPAGTTAQVIELAAVIGALDNAAASITSITSNRPVRIALVAGEASGDLLGAGLVRELKARFPQAEFAGIGGDAMRSAGCQTWFDASELAVMGLTEILRHLPRLLKLRGEFRRRALEWQPDVFIGIDAPDFNLGVERWLKERGITTVHYVSPSVWAWREKRAEKIGASADLVLCLFPMEPPIYARHGIDARFVGHPMADDIPLHSDRDQARMALGLPSNAKVLAVLPGSRLGEIGKLGEVFFEAAWQVSERIPGLHVVVPAANPACRQLISEQLSRSALPMAYSHLLDGDARNAMIAADVVVLASGTATLETMLVKRPMVVGYRVAELTYRIVKALGLIKVDRFALPNILAGKDLAPELIQHDCVPDKLAAAILQWFDHPQRGIDLQDTYQQLHLQLRQDASARAADAVAELLARKATA; this is encoded by the coding sequence ATGACGGCCTCTGGCGGGCACACTCCAGCGGGCACCACCGCCCAGGTCATTGAACTGGCGGCGGTGATCGGCGCGCTGGACAACGCGGCCGCGTCGATCACGTCGATCACGTCGAACCGGCCGGTGCGGATCGCGCTGGTGGCCGGCGAGGCCTCCGGCGACCTGCTCGGTGCCGGTCTGGTGCGCGAACTGAAGGCGCGCTTTCCGCAGGCCGAGTTCGCCGGTATCGGCGGTGACGCGATGCGCAGCGCCGGCTGCCAGACCTGGTTCGACGCCAGCGAACTGGCCGTGATGGGGCTGACCGAAATCCTGCGCCACCTGCCCCGGCTGCTGAAACTGCGCGGCGAGTTCCGTCGCCGCGCACTGGAGTGGCAGCCGGACGTGTTCATCGGCATCGACGCGCCCGACTTCAACCTCGGCGTGGAGCGCTGGCTGAAGGAACGCGGCATCACCACGGTGCACTACGTGAGCCCGTCGGTGTGGGCCTGGCGCGAGAAGCGCGCCGAGAAGATCGGGGCCAGCGCCGACCTGGTGCTGTGCCTGTTCCCGATGGAACCGCCGATCTACGCCAGGCACGGTATCGATGCACGCTTCGTGGGCCACCCGATGGCCGACGATATTCCGCTGCACAGCGACCGCGACCAGGCGCGCATGGCGCTGGGCCTGCCATCGAATGCGAAGGTGCTGGCCGTGCTGCCGGGCAGCCGCCTGGGCGAGATCGGCAAGCTGGGCGAAGTCTTCTTCGAAGCCGCCTGGCAGGTCTCCGAACGCATTCCGGGCCTGCACGTGGTGGTGCCGGCCGCCAACCCGGCCTGCCGCCAGTTGATCAGCGAGCAGTTGTCGCGCTCGGCGTTGCCGATGGCGTACTCGCACCTGCTCGATGGTGACGCACGCAACGCGATGATCGCCGCCGACGTGGTGGTGTTGGCATCGGGCACGGCGACATTGGAAACGATGCTGGTGAAGCGGCCGATGGTGGTGGGCTACCGGGTGGCCGAGCTGACCTACCGGATCGTGAAGGCGCTGGGGCTGATCAAGGTGGACCGGTTCGCACTGCCGAACATTCTGGCGGGCAAGGACCTGGCACCGGAGTTGATCCAGCACGACTGCGTGCCGGACAAACTGGCCGCAGCCATCCTGCAGTGGTTCGATCATCCGCAGCGCGGGATCGACCTGCAGGACACCTACCAGCAGCTGCACCTGCAACTGCGCCAGGATGCGTCGGCGCGTGCGGCCGATGCGGTGGCCGAGCTGCTGGCGCGCAAGGCGACGGCATGA
- the phaZ gene encoding polyhydroxyalkanoate depolymerase, translated as MLYQLHELTRNMLAPWVHQAQANAKFFANQGHWWSQMPGADRLAAVNELFHRIGKDYEKPEWGINEIEVDGERVPIVVHEEVSKPFCKLLRFKRHSNEADQLHTMLNQPFVLVVAPLSGHHATLLRDTVRTLLRDHRVYVTDWVDARMVPGSEGEFGLDDYIAYVQEFIRHLGADKLHVVSVCQPTVPVLAAVSLMASRGEPTPRTLVMMGGPIDARCSPTAVNNLATQNPLSWFENNVIHTVPGTYPGAGRRVYPGFLQHAGFLSMNPSRHFSSHWDFYADLVKGDMEDADAHRRFYDEYNAVLDMPAKYYLDTIEVVFQQFLLPRGEWYVNGEHVNPAAITGTALLSIEGELDDIAGLGQTEAAQALCSGIPAEHREHFIVEGAGHYGIFSGRRWRETVYPKVRDFFAAHAYTATAKPKKAAKITSNVTPLRRKAG; from the coding sequence ATGCTTTATCAACTGCATGAGTTGACCCGCAACATGCTCGCCCCGTGGGTTCACCAGGCCCAGGCCAATGCCAAATTCTTCGCCAACCAGGGACACTGGTGGTCGCAGATGCCCGGTGCCGATCGCCTGGCGGCGGTCAACGAGCTGTTCCATCGCATCGGCAAGGATTACGAGAAGCCCGAGTGGGGCATCAACGAAATCGAGGTCGATGGCGAGCGCGTGCCGATCGTGGTGCACGAGGAAGTCAGCAAGCCGTTCTGCAAGCTGCTGCGCTTCAAGCGCCACAGCAACGAGGCCGACCAGCTGCACACCATGCTCAACCAGCCGTTCGTGCTGGTGGTGGCGCCGCTGTCGGGCCACCACGCCACGCTGCTGCGCGACACCGTGCGCACCCTGCTGCGCGACCACCGCGTGTATGTCACCGACTGGGTGGACGCGCGCATGGTGCCGGGCAGCGAAGGCGAGTTCGGCCTGGACGATTACATCGCCTACGTGCAGGAGTTCATCCGCCACCTGGGCGCTGACAAGCTGCACGTGGTGAGCGTGTGCCAGCCGACCGTGCCGGTGCTGGCGGCGGTGTCGCTGATGGCCAGCCGTGGCGAACCGACGCCGCGCACGCTGGTGATGATGGGTGGCCCGATCGATGCGCGCTGCAGCCCCACCGCGGTGAACAACCTGGCCACGCAGAACCCGTTGTCGTGGTTCGAGAACAACGTCATCCATACCGTGCCGGGCACCTACCCCGGCGCCGGTCGCCGCGTGTACCCGGGCTTCCTGCAACATGCCGGGTTCCTGTCGATGAACCCGAGCCGGCACTTCAGTTCGCACTGGGATTTCTACGCCGACCTGGTCAAGGGCGACATGGAAGACGCCGACGCGCACCGTCGTTTCTACGACGAGTACAACGCGGTGCTGGACATGCCGGCCAAGTACTACCTGGACACCATCGAGGTGGTGTTCCAGCAGTTCCTGCTGCCGCGTGGCGAGTGGTACGTCAACGGCGAGCACGTGAACCCGGCGGCGATCACCGGGACCGCCCTGCTCAGCATCGAGGGCGAGCTGGACGACATCGCCGGGCTCGGCCAGACCGAAGCGGCGCAGGCGTTGTGCAGTGGCATTCCGGCCGAACACCGCGAGCATTTCATCGTGGAAGGCGCCGGTCATTACGGCATCTTCAGCGGCCGCCGCTGGCGCGAAACGGTGTACCCGAAGGTGCGTGATTTCTTTGCGGCCCATGCGTACACCGCGACGGCCAAGCCGAAGAAGGCCGCCAAGATCACCAGCAACGTCACACCGTTGCGGCGCAAGGCGGGCTAA